The following proteins are encoded in a genomic region of Liolophura sinensis isolate JHLJ2023 chromosome 5, CUHK_Ljap_v2, whole genome shotgun sequence:
- the LOC135465431 gene encoding 3-galactosyl-N-acetylglucosaminide 4-alpha-L-fucosyltransferase FUT3-like — protein sequence MTMNLKDLVSLRRMLIPLLMICFVAFAWKLDVMSSFSLDPKVLYLYPSVRPPNISRNQELEHIDSSLTPETNQKHNQMRNAYLKRLAGLPRPEYRSAKLFKEFGEPVYKMLPSNSTRVKQILMWTGFFGNTSFIPKNISVGKSKYCIGTHNRTQLLSSDLVIMHARDMKQGAKSLPPERRSFQRWAYFVLESPFNRGLDVRQFNGIFNWTLTYRDDTDVAMPYFHVRKRETPLTPINYRKLYANIYRSKSKLISYVNSHCHTPHSKRLEYMKELSQYIPVDMYGGCFKLKCPRHNEECTNLLTQYKFYLAMENSNCRDYITEKVGQPLFVWNAVPVVMGGGDPSDYERHLPPGSYIHSSGFESPKDLANYLLLLDKNPALYEMYHQWRKTHDGDNDLVAGFRDVCQALYDGGTKPSQTYRDFSGWYAEDTCKP from the coding sequence ATGACGATGAACCTCAAGGACTTAGTTAGCCTCAGGAGAATGTTAATCCCTCTGTTAATGATATGCTTCGTGGCATTCGCCTGGAAGTTGGATGTCATGTCCAGTTTTTCATTGGATCCGAAAGTATTATATTTGTACCCTTCTGTGAGGCCGCCGAACATCAGCAGGAACCAGGAGCTGGAACACATCGACAGTTCGTTGACACCAGAAACCAAccaaaaacacaatcaaatgaGGAATGCGTACCTAAAACGACTAGCCGGACTTCCTCGACCAGAGTATCGGTCAGCAAAATTGTTCAAAGAATTTGGAGAGCCAGTTTATAAAATGTTACCGTCCAATTCCACAAGGGTTAAACAAATATTGATGTGGACAGGATTTTTCGGCAACACCAGCTTTATCCCTAAAAACATATCAGTTGGTAAAAGCAAGTACTGTATAGGGACACACAACAGAACACAATTACTGTCGAGCGATCTGGTGATAATGCACGCTAGGGATATGAAGCAGGGTGCAAAAAGCTTGCCACCTGAACGACGCTCGTTCCAGAGATGGGCTTATTTCGTGTTGGAATCGCCGTTTAATAGAGGGCTTGATGTTCGTCAGTTCAACGGAATATTTAACTGGACTCTAACATACAGGGATGATACCGATGTTGCCATGCCATATTTTCATGTGCGAAAACGAGAAACACCATTAACGCCAATAAACTATAGAAAattatatgcaaatatttacaGGTCTAAATCAAAGCTCATCTCGTATGTGAATAGCCATTGTCACACACCTCATTCGAAAAGACTTGAATATATGAAAGAACTTAGTCAGTATATTCCGGTTGATATGTACGGGGGTTGTTTTAAGCTTAAGTGCCCCAGACATAATGAAGAATGCACCAATTTGTTGACTCAGTATAAATTTTATCTGGCAATGGAAAACAGCAATTGTCGCGACTACATAACAGAGAAAGTCGGTCAGCCGTTGTTTGTCTGGAACGCGGTTCCGGTTGTGATGGGTGGGGGCGACCCCTCGGATTACGAACGACACCTCCCGCCGGGTTCCTATATCCACAGTTCTGGGTTTGAATCGCCTAAAGATCTAGCTAACTATCTGCTGTTACTGGATAAAAACCCAGCACTGTACGAGATGTATCACCAGTGGAGAAAAACTCATGACGGCGACAATGATTTGGTTGCAGGATTTCGCGACGTTTGTCAGGCTTTGTACGATGGTGGCACAAAGCCCAGTCAAACGTACCGAGACTTTTCTGGATGGTATGCAGAAGACACATGCAAGCCCTAG